A single window of Achromobacter xylosoxidans DNA harbors:
- the rpiA gene encoding ribose-5-phosphate isomerase RpiA: MLSQQELKQQAADAALELVEQVAGPDVIIGVGTGSTADLFIDGLARFKGRIGGTVASSERSAARLAGHGLKVLDLNDVTSMPIYVDGADEIDANLHMIKGGGGAQTREKIVASVADRFVCIVDESKLVEVMGKFPLPIEVIPMARESVARAMTAMGGQPRLREGFVTDNGNIILDVAGLSITDAPGLEARVNNLPGVVTCGLFAIAGADVALLATQNGIRRLDRRA; encoded by the coding sequence ATGCTCTCCCAGCAAGAACTCAAGCAGCAAGCCGCCGACGCCGCCCTGGAACTCGTTGAACAGGTCGCCGGCCCCGACGTCATCATCGGCGTCGGCACCGGCTCCACGGCCGATCTCTTCATCGACGGCCTGGCGCGTTTCAAGGGTCGGATCGGCGGCACGGTCGCCAGCTCCGAGCGCAGCGCCGCGCGGCTGGCCGGCCATGGCCTGAAAGTGCTGGACCTGAACGACGTCACGTCGATGCCGATCTACGTCGATGGCGCCGACGAGATCGACGCCAACCTGCACATGATCAAGGGCGGCGGCGGCGCGCAGACGCGCGAGAAGATCGTCGCCTCGGTGGCCGACCGCTTCGTCTGCATCGTCGACGAGTCCAAGCTGGTCGAGGTCATGGGCAAGTTCCCGCTGCCGATCGAAGTCATTCCGATGGCGCGCGAGTCGGTGGCCCGCGCCATGACGGCCATGGGCGGCCAGCCGCGCCTGCGCGAGGGCTTCGTGACCGACAACGGCAACATCATCCTGGACGTGGCCGGCCTGTCGATCACCGATGCGCCCGGCCTGGAAGCCCGCGTCAACAATCTGCCCGGCGTGGTCACCTGCGGCCTGTTCGCGATCGCCGGCGCCGACGTGGCGCTGCTGGCCACGCAGAACGGCATCCGCCGCCTGGACCGCCGCGCCTGA
- the phoU gene encoding phosphate signaling complex protein PhoU, translating to MTEHTNKQFDADLESVRSQFLQMGGVVEAMIQEAIDALASGDLTLVEKVREREKEVNRHEVEIDESISRILARHQPTAIDLRMLMAVSKMLTDMERSGDEAEKVATVARRIHESEVRHIPVIELRHMAANVRTMLHQALDAFARLDPILAAAVVRSDKEVDKEWKGALRHLITYMIEDPRTISRAIDMIFIARALERIGDHAKNMSERVIYMVKGADVRHTGVKNTERLARGEEDTPGQDD from the coding sequence ATGACGGAGCATACAAACAAGCAGTTCGACGCTGACCTGGAAAGCGTCCGTTCGCAATTCTTGCAAATGGGCGGCGTGGTCGAAGCCATGATCCAGGAGGCCATCGATGCGCTGGCCAGCGGCGATCTGACGCTGGTTGAGAAAGTGCGCGAGCGCGAGAAAGAAGTCAATCGCCACGAAGTGGAGATCGACGAAAGCATCAGCCGCATCCTCGCCCGCCACCAGCCCACCGCGATCGACCTGCGCATGCTGATGGCCGTGTCCAAGATGCTGACGGACATGGAGCGCTCCGGCGACGAGGCCGAGAAGGTGGCCACCGTGGCCCGCCGCATCCACGAGTCCGAAGTCCGCCACATCCCGGTGATCGAACTGCGCCACATGGCCGCCAACGTGCGCACCATGCTGCACCAGGCGCTGGACGCCTTCGCCCGCCTCGACCCCATCCTGGCCGCTGCCGTGGTGCGCAGCGACAAGGAAGTGGACAAGGAATGGAAGGGCGCGTTGCGCCACCTGATCACCTACATGATCGAAGACCCGCGCACCATCTCGCGCGCCATCGACATGATCTTCATCGCCCGCGCCCTCGAACGCATCGGCGACCATGCCAAGAACATGTCCGAGCGCGTGATCTACATGGTCAAGGGCGCGGACGTGCGCCACACCGGCGTCAAGAACACCGAGCGCCTGGCGCGCGGCGAAGAGGATACTCCCGGGCAGGACGACTGA
- a CDS encoding phosphocholine-specific phospholipase C, translated as MKEDPSSASSSDLPPAIRRALAVAPDRKHGTLHDVRHVVILMQENRSFDHYFGSLPGVRGFADPHPVPTPAGDVLTQADGAERVRPYALQGEYASDTPVGYITPHTWDDAQRAWNDGRMDQWLAAKRRLGMGAYRPAEVPFQTALANAFTLCDAYHCSVQAGTNPNRLFLWTGTNDPLGRAGGPALVNTFDRLGPADQGYGWTTYPERLQAAGIDWRIYQDMADNFHDNPLAGFRQYRRQHEAGGADAPLRDRGLSTHTLDDLAHDVEQGTLPQVSWIIAPAADSEHPEVSSPRQGGAYTERVLEILTRNPAVWSGCVLLVTYDENDCFFDHMPPPAPPTRETDGRSGGLSTVELDGEYHDTRHGPSAATPDDPAALHGRGFGMGPRVPMLVVSPWSRGGWVNSQVFDHTSVIRFLEARFGVAEPNISAWRRAVAGDLTSAFDFAGDRATLHADSARHTCALPYALEAVGRMTADGEHYRLTFRNPGTAGAVLHVYDRRALERAPRRYTVGAGARLDDGWRLDAEGAYDLWLLGPDGFHRRFRGDTRDAGLLETQLVPVTSGIRLRLINHGDTHLPVQIESRMGDGWRAMAHVQAGGALELKYAGCEGWYDLDVSAQGLPAFGRRLAGRINAGKSGVPDPRLCQGAELPL; from the coding sequence ATGAAAGAAGATCCGAGTTCCGCCTCTTCCTCCGACCTGCCCCCGGCCATCCGGCGCGCGCTGGCGGTGGCCCCCGACCGCAAGCACGGCACGCTTCACGACGTGCGGCACGTCGTCATCCTGATGCAGGAAAACCGGTCCTTCGACCACTATTTCGGCAGCCTGCCCGGCGTGCGCGGCTTTGCCGATCCGCATCCGGTGCCCACCCCGGCCGGCGATGTCCTGACACAAGCCGACGGCGCCGAGCGAGTCCGCCCCTATGCGCTGCAAGGCGAGTACGCCAGCGACACGCCCGTGGGCTACATCACTCCGCACACCTGGGACGACGCCCAGCGCGCCTGGAACGACGGCCGCATGGACCAATGGCTGGCCGCCAAGCGCCGCCTGGGCATGGGCGCCTACCGCCCCGCCGAAGTGCCGTTCCAGACGGCGTTGGCCAATGCCTTCACACTGTGCGATGCCTACCACTGCTCGGTCCAGGCCGGCACCAATCCGAACCGCCTGTTCCTGTGGACCGGCACCAATGACCCGCTGGGACGCGCTGGCGGACCGGCGTTGGTCAACACCTTCGACCGGCTCGGCCCGGCCGACCAGGGCTACGGGTGGACCACCTATCCTGAACGCCTGCAGGCCGCCGGCATCGACTGGCGCATCTACCAGGACATGGCGGACAACTTCCACGACAACCCGCTCGCCGGCTTCCGCCAGTACCGGCGCCAGCACGAGGCCGGCGGCGCCGACGCGCCGCTGCGCGACCGGGGCCTGTCCACCCACACCCTGGACGACCTGGCGCATGACGTGGAACAGGGTACGCTGCCGCAGGTCTCCTGGATCATCGCTCCCGCCGCCGACTCCGAACATCCCGAGGTCTCGTCGCCGCGCCAGGGCGGCGCCTACACCGAACGCGTGCTCGAGATCCTGACGCGCAACCCCGCCGTCTGGAGCGGCTGTGTACTCCTCGTCACCTACGACGAGAACGATTGCTTTTTCGACCATATGCCACCGCCCGCGCCGCCCACGCGCGAGACCGACGGCCGCTCGGGCGGCTTGTCGACGGTGGAGCTGGATGGCGAATACCACGACACCCGCCACGGCCCCAGCGCCGCCACCCCGGACGACCCCGCCGCCCTGCATGGCCGCGGCTTCGGCATGGGGCCGCGCGTGCCGATGCTGGTGGTGTCGCCGTGGAGCCGCGGCGGCTGGGTCAATTCGCAAGTGTTCGACCACACCTCTGTGATCCGCTTCCTGGAGGCCCGCTTCGGCGTGGCCGAGCCCAACATCAGCGCCTGGCGTCGCGCCGTGGCCGGCGACCTGACCTCGGCCTTCGACTTCGCTGGCGACCGCGCCACGCTGCACGCCGACAGCGCGCGCCACACCTGCGCCCTGCCCTATGCCCTGGAGGCCGTGGGCCGCATGACCGCCGACGGCGAACACTACCGCCTGACCTTCCGCAACCCGGGCACGGCGGGCGCGGTGCTGCACGTCTACGACCGCCGGGCGCTGGAGCGCGCCCCGCGCCGCTATACCGTCGGTGCCGGCGCGCGGCTGGATGACGGCTGGCGTCTCGACGCCGAAGGCGCCTATGACCTGTGGCTGCTGGGTCCGGACGGCTTCCACCGCAGGTTCCGCGGCGACACCCGGGATGCCGGCCTGTTGGAAACGCAGCTGGTGCCGGTGACCTCCGGCATTCGCCTGCGCCTCATCAACCACGGCGACACCCACCTGCCGGTGCAGATCGAATCACGCATGGGCGACGGTTGGCGCGCCATGGCCCATGTGCAGGCCGGCGGCGCGCTGGAACTGAAATACGCCGGTTGCGAAGGCTGGTACGACCTGGACGTCAGCGCCCAGGGCCTGCCGGCCTTCGGCCGGCGGCTGGCCGGGCGCATCAACGCCGGCAAGTCGGGCGTACCGGACCCGCGCCTGTGCCAGGGCGCCGAGTTGCCGCTGTAG